The nucleotide sequence CGGGTCCCCACCATCAGAAGCAGTGAGGTCCAATTGGTGCACTGCCTTTGTCTCACGGTCCAGGGATCGCTCCAGCACCAGCTCTGGGTACTTAGCACCATCAGAGGCAGTGTTCACAACCAACGAAAAGTAGTCAGTGGGACTGAGCTTGTAGTTCTGCAAGGAGTTCGTGCCTACATCTGGGTCAAAAGCAGTTTTAAGTGGAAATCGCGTTCCAGGATCGGTTAGTTCACCAATCTTGATTTCTAATTCCTCTGTTGGAAAACTAGGAGCATTATCGTTAATATCTGTAATGTCTACTTCTACTTCAAAAATTTTCAATTTGTCCTCAATGAGGACGTTGAAGTGGAGCAGGCAGCGCGCGCTCTGGGCGCAGAGCTCCTCGCGGTCGATCCTGCCCGCCGTCACCAAGCCGCCGCTCCCGGGGTTCAGAGAGAAAAGCTGCGCCCTACCTCTGGAGACGATGCGGACCCCGCGCTGCGCCAGCTCCCGGGGCTCCAGTCCCAGGTCCTTGGAGAGGTTCCCCACGAAGGAGCCTTTGTCCAGCTCCTCGCGCACGGAGTAGCGGATCTGCCCGGTTCCTGGGTCCCACAGGCTCCCCAGCAGCGCGCACAACAGAGCCAGTCCCCTGCCATTTCGAAATGCCAAGCAATTGCTCATTGCCCTTCTGCTGGATTGTTTTCTCTGAATCCGTTTCCAGTTTCCCACGTTGCACTCCAGCCTTACTTCCTCAAGAAGTTAAGGCTTTTGTGGGATTTATTCATAGATCCCAGCGCGGGTTGAATTGTGGGGCGGGCTTGGTTTTCGCCTCGGTTTTCTGCCCGGTTTTCTGGCTCTGCGTtttgggaagcaaggaaatggtGGACTGGCGCTCCAGCAGCGGGTTTTCTTCATGCGTGGTCAATAGCGACACCCAGAGGCCTCAGCGTTTACTGCACACACTCAGATAACTTCCTTTGCTCACATCTGAaaccttttgtgtgtatgttcaaGGTAATGCTACGAGTTGTAGTTTCATATAATTTAAATGACATATGTCAAAGGGTTGGACTTCAAGTTAGCTTCCTTATATACAATCTTCAATTCCACCAATATTTCTCCAAGCACAGTGGAGTTACTGTTTCTAAATGCAGTTTAAGAACCACACAGAAATTCCAGTCATATTTGCAATTTCCTTCCTTGgtttatttcttccctttccccagaTTTAATTCCTGAAGTTTATGTTTAATAGCCTGACATGTTTATTAAATAAATCCACAACTCGGTGTCAGATAATACCTTTGTCTGGGGATTTAAGGCTAACGATATAACTATAACCACCAACATCACAGAGTTTATGAAGGTGCAAAAGCAAACTGAAATTTAGAGTGCAATGGGATAGCAATGGGAGAGGCCAAGGGAGTTGTTAGTGCCTTTAACCTGGCTTCAGAGATTAGCAAAGACCACTCCAGTAAATAAGAGAGAAGGGGACCAGGGAACATGCTTAAAGTGAGACAGAAATTATAGACTTTCTGGATTTTGAGAGATGTTCTTCTGCCTAAGTCTGGAGAGTTAGGACATTtttctttaacacacacacacacacacacacacacacacacacacacatctgaaacTAGTAGAGAAACTTTTGTTTTGCATGCCAGAATCCCTTTTCTTGTGATATCTCtgatttgagcacaaaagtagaaataaaatacatatttgtcaCCTCAATCTTGATGCATTGCATCCTTATCCATAATGAATTTGTGTGTATGGAGTTACTACACACACTTAAAAGAactctgttttaaaattttctctattTGTATTTGATCATTTTCTTACATGTGAAGATACTATGACATATTTTTCCATAATGAATTTCAACTGTACCACATAGATAATTTTGAAATCACAAAAGCACAATTGAATAAATTATCTCAGCTTTTCTTATCAAATGTTATTAAAGAATCACAGTATTTGAAGATATGTGATAGTGTGAAATACAAGAGTCAAACAGTTACGCATTTGCTTTGGAAATTTGTTCATACTTGATGTCTTTTAGGACTTTTCTTCCATGTATTTTGATTAAAAGATAAAACTtagcctctccttcctgtctttttttaaaaaatgttttattgtcaaactgaagtacagagaggctacagtttcatacgttaggcattggatacatttcttgtactgtttgttacctcttccctcattcccccctccctcctcaccctttccctttcccaccatgagttgatcagttgatttacaccaaacagttttgcaagtattgcttttgtagtcatttgtctttttatcctgtgtctctcaattttggtattccctttcacgttcctagttctaataccaatatacacagtttccaatgaactcaaataagatacactgATAGTGCAGCAAATGTTTTGATTAGTTAAGCATATGCTTAACTAATCAAAGTATGAAATCTGGAAATAAACATTTACATAGTATGTAGAAGTTAGTCTTGGCATCTAATTATTAAAATGGAATGTATGGAGCCAGGTATGGTGGGCATACACCTGTGACCCCAGAAACTGGGAAACTGAAAGAGGAGCATTgggaatttgaggccagtctgagctactaATGACTCACCGTGCCtgtaaacaaatatttatcaaacaATTCTCTGTATGACTGGGTTTTGAGTATAAGTTAGCCATGTTGTACTTGTGAAAACCACTAAACAACTACACTTGGAAAAAAAGAGTCAATTGGTACACAATTACTTCCAAATCAACATCAAATCCATCCCAGCTCATACAGTATCACTTTGTTCATTATCCTCTGTTTTAAATATATGACCAATTTAATGAAAGCCAACCTGGAAAATGGAAAGTAGAAGGAAAACTGTAGTTTCAAGATTGTTCAGATTAGGTGAGAGATTGGAATTATAGAATCTATATGAGTGGGAAAATGTACAAAGATGACCGTTAGGGGCAATTGTGTGATACAACCTCTGAATCCCTttcatggtttgttttttaaatcaaagctgtGTTGACAGTAcagcatattttaaaaagtaaaattggcATTCGAATTTCAAGATAGGAAGAATGACAATAAAAGGAGACCAGTATACAATGACTTTACCAACTTTTTATAGAGCAAGTGATAAGTCAGTCAGTGGTTCGAAGTAGACAGCTGCATTAGAGGGCAGCGTGATTTAGAGCTAAACAGATGTGCCAAGATGAGTCTTCCCCAAACATTGCACCTCTGGGGTGGGATGCATGACAGAGGCAGGGCACAAGCTGCTTGAGGACCCTGGGCTCAACCCACAGTGCAGCACGCATGTGCACAcccgcacaaacacacacacacacaacatagttTCAAATTTTTATCCCTTTAGTAGCATTCATTACACATTAAAGCAAGTGAAGAAATTCACCACCAATCTGAAGAAAACCACTGAGACAAAATGTAAGGTTTTTACCAACTAAACTGTTGCACAacagtttttacattttaaaagaggaAGAGATTTTTCCTCAACACAAAATCCAGAATGGGAGAACGGATTGAAGTGCTGAGGAGAGAACACGGGGCACTGTGCATTCAagccagtgctccaccactggcACTTAAACTCTCTGGGGcacttaaactcagaaccttatGGCTTAAGTCAGACATTCCTCTTTTTGAGTCAAGCTCCACTTTtgccattttggtggttaactagagatatcagtcacatgaactttcctggctAGGCAGGGTTTGAACAACACTaattccatctcagcctcctagagagctaggattagaagtgtgatcCAGCAAGGCCTGCCCATCCCTTATGTTTCTAAGACAGAAGTAATTATCCATCCAGGCAGTGAGATGTTATCCTCTGAGGTGGAAAATTGTGATTCttggcaataaaaattatttcttgtaTCACCACCATCTACTAACTCCTGATTTATGCCCATTATAACAGGATTCCAGCTGTTCTACTCATTTTACAACCTGTGATCATCTAAAACTACTTTAAATGATCCATTAGGATTCATTTCTGGAAATTAAATATATCCTTGCGGACACATGGAGAAGAAAGTAGTTAAGCAGTGGAGGCAACAAAGTAGGCAAAGatatttgaaaaacagaaataagaatATTATTTAAAAGATAACTTTACCTGAGAGGATTCATCTCCTTTATCGTCTAGTAAAGACTGGGGCGCAGAGAGGACATCCTTCTTGTCACAGCTTCCCTGGCTGATGAGGGTGTCGGCATAGTTGGGCTGGGGGAAGATGAGGTGGCTTTGGCAGGAGTCCGCAGTCAAGGACACCTCCTGCGAATAGGTCTGCAGGAAAGCTTGCACTCCAGCCACGCCCACCAAGTGAGAGGCGGGCGCGCCAGCCAATCCGCTGCTGGAGGCCCGGAGCAGGCGCACTGCGTGCCAGCGCCTCAGCCTGAGCGCCAGCAGCGCAATGACGAAGGCCAGGAAGACACAGGAGACCACAGCCACGGCCACCACCAGATAGAGCGTGAGGTCGGCGTCCCGCGGCTCGCTGGAGGTCTGCACGCTGCCCAGGTCGGCCAGGACGTCGGGGATGCTGTCGGCCACGGCGATGGTGAGCGTGACGGTGGCCGAGAGGGGCGGCTGGCCGTGGTCCTGCACCGCCACCACGAGGCTCTGCTTGAGCGCGTCTCTGTCCAGCAGGGCCCGCGCCGTGCGCACCTCACCCGTGTGCAGCCCCACCGTGAAGAGCCCCGgctcgctggccttgagcaggcggTAGGACAGCCAGGCGTTCTGTCCCGAGTCCCTGTCCACGGCCACCACCTTGGTCACCAGGTATCCCGGCTCTGCGGAGCGAGGCGCCAGCTCCACACCCGTGGAACCATCGGTGGGGACCACGGGGTAGAGGATCTCAGGCGCATTGTCATTCTGGTCCACCAAGAACAGGTGCAAGGACGCATTGCTGCTGAGTGGAGGCTTCCCGCTGTCACTAGCTGTCACCACGAGCTGGAGTTCTCTAAATCGCTCATAGTCAAAGGACTGCAGGGCATAGAGCACCCCGCTGTCAGAGTTGATGGAGATGTAGGAGGAGAGAGGGGCTCCTTGAAAGGTCTCCTCAGCCAGAGAGTAAGTGACATGCGCATTGTGGTCACTGTCTGGATCCTGAGCCCACACTGTGAAGATGGAGGCGCCTCTGGGGTTGTTTTCCTTAAGGTAGACGGAGTAGGATTCCTGGGGGAAGGCGGGTGGGTTGTCGTTGATATCTGCCACCTGCAGCCAAACGTGCGCATCCGTGCCCAGTGGCGGGCTCCCTCCATCGGTGGCCCTTAGAGTGATGTTGTAAGAGGAAGCCTGCTCCCTGTCAAGGGCTCTGGTCGTCACCAGTCTGTAGTAATTGTCCACTGACCTTTCTAACTTGAAAGGCAGTTTCTCCGGGAGTGAACAGGAGACAAAAGCATTTTGCCCGGAGTCTCTGTCATGCACATTGAAGAGTGCAATGATGCTTCCTGGAGGAGAGTCCTCGGGAACAGAGCTAGTGGCAGACATCATGTCAAATTCTGGGGCGTTGTCATTCACATCCAAAACGGTAATGGTGACCTTTGTTATGGTTAGAAGGCCAGGCCCATCCTGAGCTTCAATATCAATTTCATGGAATGTAGCAGCCTCATAATCCAGGCCTTTAATGATTGTTAGATCTCCAGATGTTGATTCCAGTTCAAACTTGTCTGAGGGTTCTCCAGGGATTTGCTCTAGAAAATATGTCACTTGAGCATTGTATCCTTCGTCGGTGTCGGTGGCCGATACGGTGAGTATTCGGGTGCCTACGGGTATATTCTCTGGAACACTTACTCGGTACTCGGGCTGTGTAAATACAGGAGCATTGTCGTTCACATCCAGGACCTTGATTCGGATGTGGCAGGTGCCAGATCTTACCGGCTTGCCCCCGTCAGAAGCCACAAGAACCAGGTGATGAATGGCCTCTTCCTCGCGATCCAGAGCGCGCTCCAGCACCAGCTCCGGGTACATGTTCCCATCCGCTCCACTTCGCACTTCCAGGGAGAAGTGGGCATCTGCGTTGAGTTCATACTTCTGCAGGGCGTTGTCTCCTACATCAGCGTCGTGCGCACTCTTAAGAGGGATCCGGAATCCCGGTGCAGTGGTTTCGCTCATTTTTAGCTCCAGCTGCTCTGCTCCAAAACGGGGGGCGTTgtcattcacatctgtaatttccACCTCCACCGAATAAACAGTCAATTCGTCCTCCACGAGGACGTTGAGGTGGAGCAGGCAGCGCGCGCTCTGGGCGCAGAGCTCCTCGCGGTCGATCCTGCCCGCCGTCACCAAGCCGCCACTGCGCGCGCTCAGCGCGAACAGCTGCGCCCGACCTCTGGAGACGATGCGCACCCCGCGCTGCGCCAGCGCCCGCGGCTCCAGCCCCAAGTCCTGGGCGATGCTGCCCACGAAGGAGCCTTTGTCCAGCTCCTCGGGCACGGAGTAGCGGATCTGCCCCGCCCCAGCCTCGCCCAGGACGGCCCAGAGCAGGCTCAGCGCCACCAGCTCTCCGCGGGGGAGGAACTTTTGCAGAGGCGCCATTGCCCTCCTGCCGCGGGCTTTTCCGGAGGAACGATTCCCAGGCTCCGGGGCAGATCCCACTCTCTGTTTCCCAGGGTGGCGGACGCAGGCTACGGTGCAGAGCACGAATGGGCTGCTGCACGGAGTTGCTTTGCCACCCGAAGGGTGCAGGCTCAATGCCCAGCCCTGCGTGCGAGCGCGCGAACGTTGGCTGGGTTGTCTGGCTGCCTGGCACTGCTTAGCTGGTCAACAGCGACGCCCAGAGGCCCAGCGAGATTCTGCACCCGCTCAGGCAAACCCCAGTGATCTGTCAAGTTCTCCTGCGATTTTAAGTTTGTAAAACCTTTAGGAGTAAATCTTTTAAAACCAATATCGCCTCTCTCTCCCCCAGGATGAACAGAAGTGGTGTAAATTCATGTGTTCTTTATACTCGTCCAACAATACAGAATTATTGAACCCACAAAGAATTAACCAGACTCAGTTGTTTGCCCTCATTACAAACATCTTCCACCGCTTCCATGTTGATGCAAAAAAGATCAATTAATAACAGGAGGTGTATTTTCTCCTAAGGTCATGTGTTTTAAAATGCTGTGCTCAATAGTCTAATGTTTCACTTCAACATCAGTATTAATGAATCaccagatacttgattggatggggAACCCAGACTTTGGTTGGATTCAGGATGGTGATGGAAATGATGAGCATGGTGTAAGGAAGCTTGCATGGTGGGGAGAACCTAGGAAAGTGAAGAAAGCCTTTCAGAATTGGATGCCTTCTCTGACATGGGGTTGGGCACCCTCTGTGGTGGGGAATGCACTGGAAAAGTATCTAACATGGTTTGAATGTCAGGTAAGCCTTTTGAAAGATGTGATGGAACCTGGACCCTAATGCATAGGCCtggatcttttaaaaaaaaaaaaacaggttggaGTAATGTTCTAGATCGTTGAAAAAATGCTTACAGCTctgagagtttgagaaatattgtggAATCGGAAGATAAGTACACGGACTAAAGCTTGAACAGAAAGAGAACTTCACCACTGTAGATATCAAGCACTCAAACTGTTTGAGATTGCTGTCATTTTCTGATATGTTGTGATTCCTAAGGGTATGAAATCCACCCTGTGTAGAAATGTTTTGTGATTAAGTAAACActgttttaaacaaacaaataaaaaataaataaatgtggttttaaataacttttaactATTGCTGATTATTGCCTGAAATAGTTATTCTGGTTATTGGAGATGAAGTTTTACAAACAAACTTGGTACAGTGATAGTATTCATTGTTCCTTTAcaggtttttatgttttgtttacttATGGATTTGCAGTGATGAAATTTGAACCCAAAGCTTGCCATTGCTCTGTACTGATCTACAGCCCCAGACCCTATATATTTTTTGTAACTACATATAGCATACTTCCATACATTTTTGTCTATGCAAAATTCATAATAACATGCCATGTTTATTCTGTTGTGCACTCTACTTAGTATTGCATTTTGAGATTCATTTATATtgattatgtttctttgagttacTGCCCTATATGCCATCATGGAAAAAATGCCATTTCCTCTATATGTTGG is from Perognathus longimembris pacificus isolate PPM17 chromosome 22, ASM2315922v1, whole genome shotgun sequence and encodes:
- the LOC125340160 gene encoding protocadherin gamma-A2-like; its protein translation is MAPLQKFLPRGELVALSLLWAVLGEAGAGQIRYSVPEELDKGSFVGSIAQDLGLEPRALAQRGVRIVSRGRAQLFALSARSGGLVTAGRIDREELCAQSARCLLHLNVLVEDELTVYSVEVEITDVNDNAPRFGAEQLELKMSETTAPGFRIPLKSAHDADVGDNALQKYELNADAHFSLEVRSGADGNMYPELVLERALDREEEAIHHLVLVASDGGKPVRSGTCHIRIKVLDVNDNAPVFTQPEYRVSVPENIPVGTRILTVSATDTDEGYNAQVTYFLEQIPGEPSDKFELESTSGDLTIIKGLDYEAATFHEIDIEAQDGPGLLTITKVTITVLDVNDNAPEFDMMSATSSVPEDSPPGSIIALFNVHDRDSGQNAFVSCSLPEKLPFKLERSVDNYYRLVTTRALDREQASSYNITLRATDGGSPPLGTDAHVWLQVADINDNPPAFPQESYSVYLKENNPRGASIFTVWAQDPDSDHNAHVTYSLAEETFQGAPLSSYISINSDSGVLYALQSFDYERFRELQLVVTASDSGKPPLSSNASLHLFLVDQNDNAPEILYPVVPTDGSTGVELAPRSAEPGYLVTKVVAVDRDSGQNAWLSYRLLKASEPGLFTVGLHTGEVRTARALLDRDALKQSLVVAVQDHGQPPLSATVTLTIAVADSIPDVLADLGSVQTSSEPRDADLTLYLVVAVAVVSCVFLAFVIALLALRLRRWHAVRLLRASSSGLAGAPASHLVGVAGVQAFLQTYSQEVSLTADSCQSHLIFPQPNYADTLISQGSCDKKDVLSAPQSLLDDKGDESSQLSTSNH